GGCGAGCCGATCGATCCCAAAAAAGTGCACGAGATGCCGAAAAAGATCGGGATCGTCTTTCAGGACCCTGATGACATGCTCTTTATGCCACTGCTTGGTGATGATGTGGCATTCGGCCCTATCAATCTCGGTCTGGATAAGGAGGAGGTACAGCGAAGGGTAAAGGATGCTCTTGAAATGGTCGGACTTGCCGGATATGAGCACAGGGTCCCGCACCATCTCAGCGGGGGTGAGAAGAGGCGGGCTGCTCTTGCTACTGTACTTTCAATGGAACCTGAGATACTTGCTATGGATGAACCTACTGCCAACCTAGACCCGAAAAGCAGGAGGGAATTGATAGAGATTCTCAGAAGATTTAAAGAGAAAGGAAAAACGCTGCTGATAATCACACATGATGTGAATGCAATTCCTGAACTTGCAGAACGGGTCATTGTCCTGGACAAGACCGTGATCGCAGACGGGCCGACCCGTGATATTTTTTCAGAAACAGAAATGCTTGTGGAGATCGGCCTGGATGTGCCTGTGATCACGCAGCTCTTTGAGATACTCCGGTGTTTCGATTATCCGTGTGATGTGCTTCCGCTTTCGATCGAAGGTGCGGTTACGAACCTGACAGAAACAATGAAAGGTGGGAATGGGCATGTACATCTGCATATCCACGAACATACACACTCAGGAATCATTTCTGCACGAAGCAAGTATCATGTTCATGTAGAAAAGCATGAGGTAGTGCAGGAATGAATTGTCAATGGCAGGCTTGATGAAGGTGATGTTTGTTGAAAGTGATAACTGATTATGTCAATTCCTGGACAGTGCACTATGTCCTTGAGGAGCTTGGAATTAATTGCAAATTCTGGCCTGGTTAATACTGCGCATTACTGAAAGTCATTATAGCTGGGGGAAGGGGAAATTAATACTTACCAGTTCAAGCTGTCCCAAAACTAATTCATATTATACAATTCGGCTATATTTTATCATAATTGGGCAATTATTGATTATAATTCAATGTTATTATCCCAGATGAGATAGATTTCATTTGATTTGTACACACGCTTTTAGTTTTGGGACAGCCTGCAGTTAATCTTAATAACTATACCCTGCAGCTCTACTGCGGTTGGGTGTGCCGTAGCAACTTTTAACCGGCAGATTAACTGGCCTCTTTGGTGATAAATACAACAGTATTGTTAACAGGGGGTTCTGGTCTAATTCGATATAATTCTGTGAACTGTTCAGGCAATTCAAATTGAAAACCCGTTTCCAGTACTCTTCGCAATCCCATTCCATAGATACGATAGGATAGTCTCATTCTCGCAGGCAGCACACTTGCCAGATAATTAAAGATCTCTATTTTAGGCTCGGCTGCAGCGGCTACCATCAGAAGTTCGTATTTACTTTTAAGGGGTAAGCTAAAGTGGTTTCCAGTTTTTATCTCTATCTGACTGGAAAGACCAAGTTTCTCCACCACCTCTCTTGAGAGTTTAGCTCTATCAGGTTCCTGTTCAATTCCGATTCCTTTAAGTCCGTTTTGATGGCACATAATGATAAGTGATAGGGGTAGAGGTCCGCTTCCAAGAAACACAACACTATCACCTGGTTTAAGTCCGGATCCTTGATATTCGCTTTGTGCTAGCTGGACATAATTCGAGTAATGGGTAAATTTTTCAAGCACTTCCCATGGTTGGCTGCTTTCCAGTATTGAATATGCGTTTTCGGTTTCGAGCCGTAAACTGTATAGATTTCGAAACCGGACAATTGATTCAAGTGCACAATCAGGTTTAAGTTTGCAGACGATATCCTGTGCAAACAGGTCGTCTATCTCAAGTGCACTTAGATAGTCAAGTCGTTGAAAAAAAGGCTCAAAATTATCCGAATGATCTTGAATGATCTCTTGATCATTGAGACCCCTAGTTGAGGAATATATCTTTTCGAGTTCTTCAATAATTAATCTGTTTGAATAATTTTCCATCTTAC
The sequence above is drawn from the ANME-2 cluster archaeon genome and encodes:
- a CDS encoding ABC transporter ATP-binding protein, whose translation is MTSAIRVRDLNYTYPDGTVALEHVSFEIEKGESVALIGPNGAGKSTLLLHLNGILHSKTSLGSIKIFGEPIDPKKVHEMPKKIGIVFQDPDDMLFMPLLGDDVAFGPINLGLDKEEVQRRVKDALEMVGLAGYEHRVPHHLSGGEKRRAALATVLSMEPEILAMDEPTANLDPKSRRELIEILRRFKEKGKTLLIITHDVNAIPELAERVIVLDKTVIADGPTRDIFSETEMLVEIGLDVPVITQLFEILRCFDYPCDVLPLSIEGAVTNLTETMKGGNGHVHLHIHEHTHSGIISARSKYHVHVEKHEVVQE
- a CDS encoding methyltransferase, producing MENYSNRLIIEELEKIYSSTRGLNDQEIIQDHSDNFEPFFQRLDYLSALEIDDLFAQDIVCKLKPDCALESIVRFRNLYSLRLETENAYSILESSQPWEVLEKFTHYSNYVQLAQSEYQGSGLKPGDSVVFLGSGPLPLSLIIMCHQNGLKGIGIEQEPDRAKLSREVVEKLGLSSQIEIKTGNHFSLPLKSKYELLMVAAAAEPKIEIFNYLASVLPARMRLSYRIYGMGLRRVLETGFQFELPEQFTELYRIRPEPPVNNTVVFITKEAS